One Dictyostelium discoideum AX4 chromosome 3 chromosome, whole genome shotgun sequence genomic region harbors:
- the osbA gene encoding oxysterol binding family protein, member 1, with translation MGKKDKNVSVEEEVDEAEIEKLAAENANKPAPQLTKEDLDAMDDAEPGTSRLALIGKMIKKVSIGTDISNISMPGSFILAKSTLSYFSDNFSSFFGELLKANKIDNELERMLQVQRYLFTTLKETEDTTRKPLNPILGETWQANIHVKDGDGNDVTDNYFFAEQISHHPPISSSTVYNKKEGVNCTFCLPVRSQFMGTYVKISFEGESHITFEKYDEKFTFVAPPMAIRIFRSFSEYVGKGILKSDKNDYLIKSTYTSKPLFGGVYNGFESKVYKGKEKLYKIKGTWSGDMKITNLKTNETTPFFTRPTESAKVVFPDDGNTLPTDSSVVWKGVFDASKKDDVKGMSQEKVKVEEEQRKLAHHRKNADEWKPVHFNKIDGRWQLVNLKD, from the exons atgggtaaaaaagataaaaatgtATCAGTTGAAGAAGAAGTTGATGAAgctgaaattgaaaaattggCAGCTGAAAATGCAAATAAACCAGCTCCACAATTAACAAAAGAAGATCTTGATGCAATGGATGATGCTGAACCTGGAACATCAAGACTTGCTCTAATTggtaaaatgattaaaaaagttaGTATCGGTACtgatatttcaaatatttcaatgCCTGGTTCTTTTATCCTTGCCAAATCAACTCTAAGTTATTTTTCTGATAATTTTTCTTCATTCTTTGGAGAATTATTaaa ggcaaataaaattgataatgaattaGAAAGAATGTTACAAGTTCAAAGATACTTATTTACTACTTTAAAAGAAACAGAAGat acAACTAGAAAACCATTAAATCCAATATTAGGAGAAACATGGCAAGCAAATATTCATGTAAaagatggtgatggtaatgATGTTACagataattatttctttGCTGAACAAATTTCACATCATCCACCAATTTCAAGTTCAACAGTTTACAATAAGAAGGAGGGTGTTAATTGTACATTCTGTTTACCTGTAAGATCACAATTCATGGGTACCTATGTAAAGATTTCATTTGAAGGTGAAAGTCATATAACCTTTGAAAAGTATGATGAAAAGTTTACATTTGTAGCACCACCAATGGCAATCAGAATTTTTAGATCCTTCTCAGAGTATGTTGGTAAAGGTATACTAAAGAGTGACAAGAATGATTATCTAATAAAGAGTACCTACACTTCAAAACCATTATTTGGTGGAGTTTACAATGGTTTTGAATCCAAGGTTTATAAAGGTAAAGAGAAACTATACAAAATTAAAGGAACTTGGAGTGGTGATatgaaaattacaaatttgaAAACCAATGAAACTACCCCATTCTTCACTAGACCAACAGAATCAGCTAAAGTTGTTTTCCCAGATGATGGCAATACTCTTCCAACTGATTCATCTGTAGTTTGGAAAGGTGTTTTCGATGCTTCCAAAAAAGATGATGTCAAAGGTATGTCCCAAGAAAAAGTTAAAGTTGAAGAAGAACAAAGAAAATTAGCTCATCATAGAAAAAATGCTGATGAATGGAAACCAGTccatttcaataaaattgatgGTAGATGGCAATTAGTTAATCTAAAggattaa